GCCTGGATCCCGGCAACGCCGTCGACGCTACCAGCGGGGTCGTCGCCCCGACACGGTGTCATTGCACGTGTGCACGTGGGCTTTTCACCCCGCGCCGGTGGTCGGCGGTGCGTCGTGGCGCCCCCGGTGTCGCGCACGGGTGCGGACGAGCCGCGGCGGGACCTCAGGCGAGCCGCGCGCGGGCCACCCAGTGGTGGTCGCGGGGCGGGCAGAGCCGCGCGGGCGGCGCCGGCACCCAGGAGCAGGTGCCTTCGGCGAGCCCGCCCAGCGTGTACGCCTCCGCCCGCCAGCCGTGCGCGCCCAGCAGACCGCCCAGGTCGTCCAGGCCGAGCCGGAACGCCGACCCCCGGGACGCCATGAACGCCAGGAACTCCTCATTGGCCGGGTCCCGGAAGTACGCGCTGTGCGGGGCGTCGACGAGCAGCACGGAACCCGGGCCCGACAGGCTCCTGATCCGGGAGAGCAGCCCGGCGAAGTGCTCGAGGCGCAGGTACGGGAGCAGTCCCTCGACGATCCACACCGTGGCGCGGCCCGGCTCGTGACCCGCCTCCCTCAGCCGCCGCGGCCACGTCTCGCCGCGCAGGTCCTCGCTCAACGCCACCCGGTCGCACGCGAGCTGGTCCGCGACCGGGGCCAGCAGGGCCTCCTTCGCCTCCAGTTGGCCCGGCAGGTCGACCTCGAAGTACCGGGTGCGGGCCGGGAGTCCGAGCCGCCAGGCCCGCGTGTCGCTGCCCGCCGCCAGGCACACCACCTGGGTGACCCCGTCGGCGACGGCCTCCTGGAGAGCGATGTCGCCGAACCGCCCCCGCACGATCACCGAGCCGACCGTGCCGCCGGCCGCCAGCGCCTCCCGCGCCATCAGCCGCGACCGCGGCGTGCTCAGCAGCTCGGCGTGGTGGTCCGCCAGGTAGGCGTCGGGGCGCTCGTGCTCCATGGCCCTGATGACCGCCGTGATGAAGCCGGTCTCCTTGACGGCGGCGGCCTCGTCGCCCCGCGTGCCCGTGGCCGTGGCCGTGACCGTGCCCGCGCCCGTGTTCGTACCCGTGT
The Streptomyces roseofulvus genome window above contains:
- a CDS encoding SAM-dependent methyltransferase; this encodes MTDTDTGTNTGAGTVTATATGTRGDEAAAVKETGFITAVIRAMEHERPDAYLADHHAELLSTPRSRLMAREALAAGGTVGSVIVRGRFGDIALQEAVADGVTQVVCLAAGSDTRAWRLGLPARTRYFEVDLPGQLEAKEALLAPVADQLACDRVALSEDLRGETWPRRLREAGHEPGRATVWIVEGLLPYLRLEHFAGLLSRIRSLSGPGSVLLVDAPHSAYFRDPANEEFLAFMASRGSAFRLGLDDLGGLLGAHGWRAEAYTLGGLAEGTCSWVPAPPARLCPPRDHHWVARARLA